The following nucleotide sequence is from Borrelia sp. A-FGy1.
TTGGCAAAATCTTTTATTGGCAAATATTTTGTTTTATTCTTGATTTTTCTTGCTTTTTTGAGTTTATTTATTTTTTCTGGATTTTTGTTTTATTTGAAACCTGTTATTTATGAAATATCTCCTATTCCTGCATCACATGAAAATGTTATTGTAATTAAAGGACGTTATTTAGGAAATAAGGTAGGAGATATTAATATTAATGATAATTATTTAATGAAGAGTAGCATTATTAGTTGGAGTGATGAGAAAATAGTTTTTAGAATTACGGATGAAATAAATTCGGGTCTTGTTTTTATAAGGAGCGAACAGGGGTTTAGTAATGAGCTTTTTCTTGTAATTAGGAGACAAGTACCAGTTAGGCTTGAAGTAAATAATAAGCCATTTCTTTTCGCTACTCAAGATTTAAGTTTAATGACTAATATACCTGTTATATTGAGAGGTAGAAATTTAGCTTCAGATTTTTCTGTTGTTGAAATATTTGTTCAAACAAATCAACAATGTTATAAAGTTCTTCCTCAAAATATGATAAGAGTATCCAAAGATGAGATCGAATTTATACCTCCAAAAACTTTACGTAGTAAAGGTAAGATTTTTTTATTGATTGATGGTGTTAGGAGTAATAAAGTTCCCTTTAATTTTAAGTCAAATTTTTTTAAGTGGACTTTAGATAAAGTTAAAAATTTTAAGATATCTCAGAAAATTTATTTTGTGCAGGCTTTTGATAAAGATACTAAACTTAAGTTTGATGATATTAACTTCAATGTTTTTTATTTAGTTCCAATTAAAAATGAAAGGCAGAAAATTAAATTTTCAAATAATGAGGGTACTAGTCTGTCTTTAAATAATTTATTTTTTGAAAGTTTGAAAGTTGATAAACATTATTTAAAGTTTGAAATTGAAACTTATAGATTAAATTTGGAAATTTTGGAAAAACAGTCTTTATATGATATTAAAGTAAATAAAAATCATGATATGTATGAATTTAAGACATATGTTTTGAATAAAATGAGTAGTTATTTATCTTATGAATCACTTGATTTAAATCCAATTACTTTGAATATTAGCAAAATAGACAGCGAGTCAGCTTATAAGTTATCTAAGTCTATTATCGATGCTTTAACATTGCATTTTAGGATTACAGATAATAGTTTGAGTTTGGGTGAATCTATTAAGAGAGGAGAAATTTCTAAAGATAATCTGATTATTCTTACTAATTTGTTGTTTTTGAGAAAAGGAATACCTTTAAGAACAGCGGTTGGATTTTATTTTGATTCTGAGTCTTTTAGTCTTAAAAAACATGTTTGGTTTGAATTTTTTTTAGATCAAGTTGGATTTATTTATTTTGATATAATAAATGCAGTAGTATTTAAGAACAGTTCTAAGTATTTTTTGAATATGACA
It contains:
- a CDS encoding DNA-binding protein yields the protein MAKSFIGKYFVLFLIFLAFLSLFIFSGFLFYLKPVIYEISPIPASHENVIVIKGRYLGNKVGDININDNYLMKSSIISWSDEKIVFRITDEINSGLVFIRSEQGFSNELFLVIRRQVPVRLEVNNKPFLFATQDLSLMTNIPVILRGRNLASDFSVVEIFVQTNQQCYKVLPQNMIRVSKDEIEFIPPKTLRSKGKIFLLIDGVRSNKVPFNFKSNFFKWTLDKVKNFKISQKIYFVQAFDKDTKLKFDDINFNVFYLVPIKNERQKIKFSNNEGTSLSLNNLFFESLKVDKHYLKFEIETYRLNLEILEKQSLYDIKVNKNHDMYEFKTYVLNKMSSYLSYESLDLNPITLNISKIDSESAYKLSKSIIDALTLHFRITDNSLSLGESIKRGEISKDNLIILTNLLFLRKGIPLRTAVGFYFDSESFSLKKHVWFEFFLDQVGFIYFDIINAVVFKNSSKYFLNMTENYIHYGYKEDFDNYFPSNEYIDLGLLKYKSLTNHNYSLNYSFTLEEYINDR